One genomic region from Microcystis panniformis FACHB-1757 encodes:
- a CDS encoding PfaD family polyunsaturated fatty acid/polyketide biosynthesis protein produces the protein MLTSHNPLTSSPKPSISFDSEGIREKLANLEQPCYVYVKNNQIGLSHEPNADILPRSMINALSPQQLGDRAFCDFHGLDYAYGAGAMAGGIASEDLVISLGKAGFLASFGAAGLVPQRVEKAIHTIQEALPNGRYAFNLIHSPSEEALERGSVELYLKYGVRTVEASAYLDLTPHIVRYRASGLHLNSQGDIETQNKIIAKISRTEVAQKFLKPAPPKLLKALVEQGQITALQATLAEKVPLADDITVEADSGGHTDNRSLVCLLPSIIALRNEIQQQYQYERSIRVGAAGGISTPESALAAFMMGASYIITGSVNHACIEAGTSEHTKQLLAQAAMADVVMAPCADMFEMGVKVQLLKRGSLFPMRAQKLYDLYQTYEGIDAIPTEVRQTIEKQIFQKPLEAVWQETLAYFQERDPEQIERANNNPKRKMALIFRWYLGLSSRWATSGQPQRTMDYQIWCGPAMGSFNDWVRGTYLEFSENRQVVDVATHIMRGAAYLYRLQSLKLQGVNLPSPYHFYRPTPL, from the coding sequence ATGTTAACTAGCCATAACCCTCTTACTAGCTCCCCTAAACCATCTATCTCCTTTGATAGTGAAGGAATTCGAGAAAAATTAGCCAATTTAGAGCAGCCTTGTTATGTATATGTCAAAAATAACCAGATAGGACTTTCTCACGAACCTAATGCTGATATACTGCCCCGTAGCATGATTAATGCCCTATCACCCCAACAATTAGGCGATCGCGCTTTTTGTGACTTTCATGGTTTAGACTATGCTTATGGGGCGGGTGCAATGGCCGGGGGTATCGCTTCCGAAGATTTGGTGATTTCTCTGGGAAAAGCGGGATTTTTAGCCAGTTTTGGGGCAGCCGGGTTAGTTCCCCAACGGGTTGAAAAAGCCATTCACACCATTCAAGAAGCTTTACCCAATGGACGATATGCCTTCAATTTAATCCATAGCCCCTCAGAGGAAGCCCTAGAACGGGGTTCAGTGGAACTTTACCTCAAATATGGGGTAAGAACTGTTGAAGCCTCTGCTTACCTGGATTTAACCCCCCATATTGTCCGTTACCGAGCATCAGGATTACATCTAAATTCTCAAGGCGATATTGAAACCCAAAATAAGATCATTGCCAAAATTTCTCGGACCGAAGTTGCTCAGAAATTCTTAAAACCTGCTCCCCCTAAACTGCTGAAAGCTTTAGTTGAACAGGGACAAATTACAGCCTTACAAGCAACTTTAGCTGAAAAAGTTCCTTTAGCCGATGATATAACCGTTGAAGCTGACTCTGGTGGTCACACAGATAATCGTTCTTTGGTTTGCCTTCTCCCTTCTATTATTGCCTTACGCAATGAGATTCAACAGCAATATCAGTATGAGCGTTCTATTAGAGTGGGGGCTGCTGGTGGGATTAGTACTCCAGAATCAGCCTTAGCGGCCTTTATGATGGGAGCGAGTTACATTATCACAGGTTCGGTGAATCATGCTTGTATTGAAGCGGGAACATCTGAACATACCAAACAATTACTTGCCCAAGCAGCAATGGCCGATGTGGTAATGGCCCCTTGTGCTGATATGTTTGAAATGGGGGTGAAAGTTCAACTCTTAAAACGGGGAAGTTTATTCCCCATGCGCGCGCAAAAATTATATGATTTGTATCAAACTTATGAGGGAATTGATGCCATTCCGACCGAGGTTCGTCAAACCATAGAAAAGCAAATTTTCCAAAAACCATTAGAGGCCGTTTGGCAAGAAACCCTTGCTTATTTTCAAGAGCGAGATCCCGAACAAATTGAACGAGCAAATAATAATCCTAAACGGAAAATGGCTTTAATTTTTCGCTGGTATTTAGGGCTTTCTTCTCGTTGGGCAACCAGTGGACAGCCACAACGAACAATGGATTATCAAATTTGGTGTGGTCCGGCGATGGGTTCATTTAACGATTGGGTTCGAGGAACTTATTTAGAATTTTCCGAAAATCGTCAAGTGGTGGATGTAGCAACTCATATCATGCGCGGTGCAGCTTATCTCTATCGTCTGCAAAGTCTGAAGTTACAGGGGGTTAATCTTCCGTCTCCCTATCATTTTTATCGACCCACGCCTCTTTAA
- a CDS encoding MFS transporter, translating to MMTKNANSPFSVGLPALYLVAFLSGISLGLFNPFVSTLMKEKGYDNIVIGANSTLYFFVIAAGTPIVASILRQIGLRKTMMLGFLLMGITAPLFAFTTQLSLWFIIRGVMGLACCLYLISGQTAINYFCNDQNRAMVNGLDALAFSLGFGIGPIMGAVAYNLSPKITFLLGSGLILSGIVVVFFGLPEKTVKFQKPNFSIIQKLKLPLQGAFAYGFSVATLVSLYPLFLLEQNYGIERMGLIFGLFILGGLISTVPITHLADKMGKVKVLVGSVIIVIVSVFGLSLIENPMITPFLAFVSGVGMSPIFPLSLALIGSTVTLNELSSGSAVFTSIYSAGCTAGPILSAIVMTMMGTRYIFSLMLVIFVLFLLSLSQSQKSHSDYQHSSENS from the coding sequence ATGATGACTAAAAATGCCAATTCTCCCTTTTCTGTTGGACTTCCCGCCCTTTATTTAGTGGCCTTTTTATCGGGAATTTCCCTAGGGTTATTTAACCCCTTTGTTTCTACCCTTATGAAAGAAAAGGGTTACGACAATATTGTTATTGGGGCAAATTCTACTCTTTACTTTTTTGTCATTGCCGCAGGAACACCAATTGTGGCTAGTATTCTTCGCCAAATTGGATTAAGAAAAACCATGATGTTAGGATTCCTTTTAATGGGAATAACTGCACCTCTATTTGCCTTTACTACTCAATTATCTCTTTGGTTTATCATTCGTGGCGTTATGGGTTTGGCCTGTTGTTTATATCTGATTTCTGGACAAACCGCTATTAACTATTTTTGTAATGATCAAAATCGAGCCATGGTTAATGGTTTAGATGCTTTAGCTTTTAGCTTAGGTTTTGGTATCGGTCCGATTATGGGAGCAGTCGCCTATAATCTTTCTCCTAAGATCACTTTTTTATTAGGAAGTGGCTTGATTTTAAGTGGAATTGTTGTTGTCTTTTTTGGATTACCAGAGAAAACGGTTAAGTTTCAAAAGCCCAATTTTAGCATTATTCAAAAGCTCAAACTTCCCCTACAAGGAGCTTTTGCTTATGGCTTCAGTGTTGCCACCTTAGTTTCTCTTTATCCACTTTTTTTACTCGAACAAAACTATGGTATTGAGCGCATGGGTTTAATCTTTGGCTTGTTTATTTTAGGCGGATTAATTTCAACCGTTCCTATTACTCATTTAGCCGATAAGATGGGTAAAGTTAAGGTTTTAGTCGGTAGTGTAATTATTGTAATTGTTTCAGTTTTTGGCTTATCTTTAATCGAAAATCCCATGATTACCCCCTTTTTAGCTTTTGTCTCTGGGGTAGGAATGAGTCCCATTTTTCCCTTATCATTAGCCCTGATTGGTTCTACCGTTACCCTTAATGAATTATCCTCTGGGAGTGCTGTCTTTACCTCAATTTATAGTGCAGGTTGTACCGCCGGTCCCATTCTATCAGCTATTGTCATGACCATGATGGGAACTCGGTATATCTTCTCATTAATGTTAGTCATTTTTGTCTTATTTTTGCTGAGTTTAAGTCAGTCCCAAAAGTCCCATTCTGACTATCAACATTCTTCGGAGAATAGTTAG
- a CDS encoding NAD(P)/FAD-dependent oxidoreductase has translation MEKLAIIGSGISGSPIAYYLQDQYEVDVYEKSSRVGGHAHTLDLDEDGQRISFDTAFVVCNKPNYPNLMKFFADLGAETQDHLGGFNFYNLDTGMQFNSLDLELPMEEFARQQPSELVACYQEAKRFFSEARADFWEGKTRISMQEYLDKNNYSQAFRDNFVMLMGSAVWSIPTDLLMEFPASTFISFFMTHDQGGLGGKTVEWQTVKGGSSRYVERVKDALKKPIRTEQEVISVKKREDGKVTIKTTTDEEVYDKVVMATHADQALGILAEPTELEQNILGCFKYNETAVTVHTDPVIMNPDRSKWQSWNYGQVTKEGKLYTYVTYYANKVHNFTAKKDYFVSLDTPPSPLMKIKLSAFLSIDIQLMT, from the coding sequence ATGGAAAAATTAGCAATCATTGGTTCGGGTATTTCTGGCTCTCCCATCGCCTATTATCTTCAAGATCAATATGAGGTTGATGTCTATGAAAAAAGTAGTCGTGTCGGCGGTCATGCTCACACCTTAGATTTGGATGAGGATGGTCAACGGATTTCTTTTGATACGGCTTTTGTGGTTTGTAATAAACCTAATTATCCCAACTTGATGAAATTTTTTGCTGATTTAGGAGCAGAGACTCAAGATCATTTAGGCGGATTTAATTTTTATAATTTGGATACTGGAATGCAGTTTAATTCCCTAGATCTAGAACTGCCGATGGAAGAATTCGCTCGTCAGCAACCTTCAGAATTAGTCGCTTGTTATCAAGAAGCTAAACGTTTTTTCTCAGAAGCACGGGCTGATTTTTGGGAAGGAAAAACGAGAATTTCTATGCAAGAATATCTAGATAAAAATAACTATAGCCAAGCCTTTCGAGATAACTTTGTCATGCTAATGGGGTCAGCCGTTTGGTCAATTCCTACTGATTTATTAATGGAGTTTCCCGCTTCAACTTTTATCAGCTTTTTTATGACTCATGACCAAGGCGGTTTAGGGGGAAAAACGGTCGAATGGCAAACCGTTAAAGGGGGAAGCAGTCGTTATGTTGAAAGGGTCAAAGATGCTTTAAAGAAACCCATTCGCACTGAGCAAGAAGTGATTTCCGTTAAAAAAAGAGAAGACGGAAAAGTAACGATAAAAACGACCACAGATGAAGAAGTTTATGATAAGGTGGTTATGGCTACTCACGCTGATCAAGCGTTAGGAATACTTGCTGAACCAACTGAATTAGAACAAAACATACTAGGCTGTTTTAAGTATAATGAAACCGCCGTAACTGTTCACACTGATCCAGTTATTATGAACCCCGATCGCAGTAAATGGCAATCCTGGAATTATGGGCAAGTAACTAAAGAAGGAAAGCTTTATACTTATGTGACTTATTATGCCAATAAAGTACATAATTTTACCGCCAAGAAAGATTATTTTGTTTCCTTAGATACCCCCCCATCGCCATTGATGAAGATAAAATTATCCGCATTCTTAAGTATCGACATCCAGCTTATGACATGA
- a CDS encoding PEP-CTERM sorting domain-containing protein (PEP-CTERM proteins occur, often in large numbers, in the proteomes of bacteria that also encode an exosortase, a predicted intramembrane cysteine proteinase. The presence of a PEP-CTERM domain at a protein's C-terminus predicts cleavage within the sorting domain, followed by covalent anchoring to some some component of the (usually Gram-negative) cell surface. Many PEP-CTERM proteins exhibit an unusual sequence composition that includes large numbers of potential glycosylation sites. Expression of one such protein has been shown restore the ability of a bacterium to form floc, a type of biofilm.) yields MLPSYGPKVGKDITTTWNLGDDEFGKDWFFTKDGEVEIEELIYRANPDDVEIFLSLGNTKIVSFGYSPNYFISTNEIDGNIVFGRNLLLLDPVRAFKESGLDSLESGLADAFLEDVNAAGGWVQLFSDGVVNPATDVTFTIENGYRVLTVSFPLELRAVGVPEPSSLLGLSLLGLGAIIYRCWRVF; encoded by the coding sequence ATGCTCCCTAGCTATGGTCCTAAAGTGGGAAAAGATATTACAACAACTTGGAATTTAGGAGATGATGAATTCGGTAAAGATTGGTTTTTTACCAAAGATGGGGAAGTTGAAATCGAAGAGCTAATTTATCGAGCCAATCCAGATGATGTGGAGATATTTTTGTCATTAGGAAATACCAAAATTGTTAGTTTTGGTTATTCTCCTAATTATTTTATTTCTACTAACGAAATAGATGGAAATATTGTATTTGGACGTAATCTTCTACTGCTCGATCCAGTACGAGCTTTTAAGGAATCTGGTCTAGATTCTTTAGAATCAGGGTTAGCAGATGCTTTTTTAGAAGATGTTAATGCTGCTGGCGGTTGGGTACAACTTTTCTCTGATGGAGTCGTCAATCCAGCCACTGATGTTACCTTTACTATCGAGAATGGTTATCGAGTTTTAACCGTCTCTTTTCCTTTGGAATTAAGGGCTGTGGGTGTACCTGAACCCAGTTCACTATTGGGATTATCTCTATTAGGATTAGGTGCTATTATCTATCGTTGCTGGCGAGTTTTCTAA
- a CDS encoding ABC transporter ATP-binding protein produces MLTISNVKKNYGRRLVLDQLNFHIEAGEIYGLLGPNGAGKTTTINLICNLLKPSSGEITFNYLPISRVTKELIGVAPQENLLYKSLTCEENLNFFAQIYGLDRPQRRHRIKTSLSAVNLLDRARSPVETLSGGMQRRMNIAVAIVHQPKLLILDEPTTGLDIESRYEIWDLIGELRRQGMTILLTTHLLDEAQRLCQRIGILKQGRIIAEGNLNQLRQHIPAKEIIIMDTQDQEAAINRGKQLGFTPKFYGKDLAFWLDEHLELSEIIRAFDGINIDSIARQTVQLEHIYMEIMNQF; encoded by the coding sequence ATGCTGACTATTAGTAATGTCAAAAAAAATTACGGAAGACGCTTAGTATTAGATCAATTAAACTTTCATATTGAAGCGGGGGAAATTTACGGTTTACTCGGTCCCAATGGTGCGGGAAAAACCACCACTATTAACTTAATTTGTAATTTATTAAAACCCTCATCGGGAGAAATTACCTTTAATTATTTGCCAATTTCCAGAGTTACTAAAGAATTAATTGGGGTTGCACCGCAAGAAAATTTATTGTACAAATCCCTTACTTGTGAGGAAAATCTCAACTTTTTTGCTCAGATTTATGGACTCGATCGCCCCCAGCGTCGTCATCGGATCAAAACCAGTTTATCCGCAGTAAATTTGCTTGATCGCGCCCGTAGTCCGGTGGAAACTTTAAGCGGTGGAATGCAGCGCCGAATGAATATTGCCGTGGCTATTGTTCATCAGCCAAAATTATTAATTCTTGATGAACCAACTACCGGTTTAGACATCGAATCTCGCTATGAAATTTGGGATTTAATCGGAGAATTACGGCGACAGGGAATGACAATTTTATTAACTACCCATCTCCTCGATGAAGCACAGCGTCTCTGTCAACGTATAGGAATTTTAAAACAAGGTCGTATTATTGCCGAAGGTAATTTAAATCAGCTGCGTCAGCACATTCCTGCTAAGGAAATTATTATCATGGATACCCAGGATCAAGAAGCGGCAATTAATCGAGGGAAACAATTAGGATTTACTCCCAAATTTTACGGTAAAGATTTAGCTTTTTGGTTAGATGAACACCTAGAATTAAGCGAGATTATTCGGGCATTCGACGGCATTAATATTGATTCTATCGCCCGTCAGACCGTACAGTTAGAACATATTTATATGGAAATTATGAATCAATTTTAA
- a CDS encoding ABC transporter permease, with amino-acid sequence MKYWQEILAIAQRILVELIRRGRSLILWGIFPILVLLLNGYIMAEKGKIELAEAMALATPPTLVGAALFFSCLGGTVATVVAEREQQTIKRLFLSPLSGVSYFIGIFLAHCVIAACQTVLVYSIAKQYGATFKGSIPLELLIIFLSITAYVGLGFILGTQLAKRTEDVNALVGTFGVPLLILGGVFLPTALFPDNILSLAKYNPIYHMNEALIAVWAKGENLEDISSHFRFLCLFALAMVAGGWLTYRQMLNLERRL; translated from the coding sequence ATGAAATATTGGCAGGAAATTTTAGCGATCGCTCAACGAATTTTAGTGGAATTAATCCGGCGCGGGCGTAGCTTAATCCTCTGGGGCATTTTCCCGATCCTTGTCCTGCTCTTAAATGGCTATATTATGGCAGAAAAAGGCAAAATTGAGCTTGCTGAGGCAATGGCTCTGGCTACTCCTCCCACCCTCGTCGGGGCGGCACTTTTCTTTAGTTGTTTGGGGGGAACCGTGGCGACGGTGGTAGCAGAAAGGGAACAACAAACGATTAAACGGTTATTTTTATCGCCTTTAAGCGGTGTTTCCTATTTCATCGGCATTTTTCTCGCCCATTGTGTGATTGCCGCCTGTCAGACAGTTTTAGTTTATTCTATTGCTAAACAGTATGGAGCCACTTTTAAAGGCTCAATTCCTCTAGAATTATTAATTATTTTCCTTAGTATCACCGCCTATGTGGGTTTAGGATTTATCCTCGGTACTCAACTGGCGAAAAGAACAGAAGATGTTAATGCTTTGGTGGGAACTTTTGGGGTTCCTTTATTAATTTTAGGCGGCGTTTTTCTCCCCACTGCTTTATTCCCCGACAATATTCTATCTCTGGCTAAATATAACCCGATCTACCACATGAATGAAGCTTTAATTGCTGTTTGGGCAAAGGGCGAAAATCTAGAAGATATTAGCTCTCATTTTCGCTTTCTCTGTCTTTTTGCTCTAGCTATGGTAGCAGGTGGTTGGCTTACCTATCGACAAATGTTAAACCTTGAACGCCGATTGTAA
- a CDS encoding HEAT repeat domain-containing protein, with amino-acid sequence MLPTVETLIIAVEKADSANGLLIAVENLAAAKSEAAIPTLTDVLRYNNPGASVAAVDGLIAIGKAAVPYLLANLDGYNYGARAWATRALAGIGDVRGLDLLLEAAVSDFSFSVRRGAARGLGNIIWSDLEESRVFEAQKAVFKALEKLLQGDPEWVVRYAAIVGLQGLGTAAAAFRGAIRELLGQIGETEAEIVVRLRADQALEHLQ; translated from the coding sequence ATGCTTCCTACCGTTGAGACTTTAATTATTGCCGTCGAAAAAGCCGACTCAGCCAATGGGTTACTAATCGCCGTGGAAAACTTAGCCGCCGCCAAAAGTGAGGCGGCAATACCCACCCTCACCGATGTCCTCAGATATAATAACCCCGGTGCCTCCGTAGCAGCGGTGGATGGTTTAATCGCCATCGGCAAAGCGGCGGTTCCCTATTTACTGGCCAACCTAGACGGTTATAATTATGGGGCGAGAGCTTGGGCAACCCGCGCCCTAGCAGGAATTGGCGATGTGCGAGGATTGGACTTATTGCTTGAGGCGGCGGTGAGTGATTTTTCCTTTAGCGTGCGGCGAGGGGCGGCTAGGGGCTTAGGAAATATAATTTGGTCTGATTTGGAGGAAAGTCGGGTTTTTGAGGCTCAGAAGGCAGTTTTTAAGGCACTGGAGAAACTTTTGCAAGGGGATCCAGAGTGGGTGGTTAGATATGCGGCGATCGTCGGATTGCAGGGATTAGGAACTGCGGCGGCGGCATTTCGCGGGGCGATTCGAGAACTTTTAGGACAGATTGGGGAGACAGAAGCGGAAATAGTGGTAAGATTGCGTGCCGATCAAGCTCTGGAACACTTACAATAA
- a CDS encoding helix-turn-helix domain-containing protein — translation MKSIFSSEYHVFRRCLIAARKDANLTQAALAKAIKKPQSFVAKYENGERRLDVVEFLLVSRVIGVDPCEILKQVEQACQSTSCGEGL, via the coding sequence ATGAAATCTATTTTTAGCTCAGAGTACCATGTCTTTCGTCGATGCCTGATCGCCGCGCGTAAGGATGCGAATTTAACTCAAGCAGCCCTCGCTAAAGCCATCAAAAAGCCGCAATCTTTCGTTGCCAAATACGAAAATGGTGAAAGAAGATTAGATGTGGTTGAGTTCCTTCTGGTTAGTCGTGTAATCGGTGTAGATCCTTGCGAAATTTTAAAGCAAGTTGAGCAAGCTTGTCAGTCCACATCTTGTGGGGAAGGGTTATGA
- a CDS encoding DNA methyltransferase, whose translation MDIPEPSHRLPSIKKNKATSTVGRGKTVQLTEKLAFSAWNNSSVSLSLGNSIEHYDSWEQPIVIISDGGYGLLGFEGDTSDHLDLPEWYEPHVEAWSKLALPNTTLWFWNSEIGWAVVHPILEKFGWRYVNCNIWNKGKGHIAGNVNTEKIRRFPVVTEVCVQYVREVKIADLTLKEWLRKEWLRSGLPLRQANLACGVADAATRKYFDQGHLWYFPPPEMFEKLVFYANEHGNPEGKPYFSKNGQRPLTGKEWEKMRSKFNCPHGFTNVWDRSALRDDERIKSQDGKAVHLNQKPLDLMKLIIEASSEEQDVVWEPFGGLFSASLAANILNRKAFACEIDETYFYYGVKRFSQVVHQCSLL comes from the coding sequence ATGGATATACCTGAGCCTTCCCATCGTCTGCCAAGTATAAAGAAGAATAAAGCAACAAGCACTGTTGGGCGTGGCAAAACTGTCCAACTTACTGAGAAACTAGCTTTTTCAGCTTGGAATAACAGCAGTGTTAGTCTGAGTCTTGGTAATAGCATTGAACATTATGATTCTTGGGAACAACCTATAGTAATAATCTCAGACGGAGGCTACGGTCTTTTAGGATTTGAAGGTGATACATCAGATCATCTTGACCTACCTGAATGGTATGAACCTCATGTGGAAGCTTGGTCTAAGTTGGCCTTGCCAAATACAACTCTTTGGTTTTGGAACTCAGAAATTGGCTGGGCTGTGGTACATCCAATACTTGAGAAATTTGGCTGGCGATATGTTAATTGTAATATATGGAATAAAGGAAAAGGTCATATTGCAGGTAATGTCAACACAGAGAAAATAAGGCGTTTTCCAGTGGTGACAGAGGTTTGCGTCCAATACGTTAGAGAAGTCAAAATTGCTGACTTAACACTTAAAGAATGGCTCCGAAAGGAATGGTTAAGATCGGGCTTACCTTTGCGTCAAGCTAATTTAGCTTGTGGTGTCGCAGATGCGGCAACAAGAAAATATTTTGATCAAGGACATTTATGGTATTTTCCCCCACCCGAAATGTTTGAAAAATTAGTTTTCTATGCCAACGAACACGGAAACCCAGAGGGAAAACCCTATTTTTCTAAAAATGGCCAGCGTCCTTTAACAGGTAAAGAGTGGGAGAAGATGCGCTCTAAATTTAATTGCCCTCATGGTTTTACAAATGTTTGGGATCGTTCAGCTTTGCGCGATGATGAACGAATTAAGTCTCAGGATGGTAAAGCTGTTCACTTAAATCAAAAGCCACTGGATCTGATGAAATTAATTATTGAAGCTTCAAGTGAGGAACAGGATGTGGTTTGGGAACCATTTGGGGGGCTTTTCAGTGCCTCTTTAGCTGCCAATATCCTGAATCGAAAAGCTTTCGCTTGTGAAATTGACGAAACTTATTTCTATTATGGAGTCAAAAGGTTTAGTCAAGTAGTTCATCAATGTTCCCTTCTTTGA
- a CDS encoding DUF29 domain-containing protein — MLIQTDYVGWLNETITLLKQKNFDKVDWENLLEEIESLGRSQKRELRNQLTTILEQCLKLCYTDYVEDYRCWQETIRRSQRELEELLIDSPSLKPYWDQVFLDCYATALKSLRDNPDYQSFNFPDDCPFPQEISQILQKKVWR; from the coding sequence ATGCTAATTCAAACTGATTATGTCGGCTGGCTAAACGAGACAATCACTCTGTTAAAACAAAAAAACTTTGATAAAGTTGACTGGGAAAACTTGCTCGAGGAGATAGAAAGTTTGGGCAGAAGTCAAAAACGTGAACTCCGCAACCAGTTAACCACCATCTTAGAACAATGCCTCAAACTTTGCTATACTGATTACGTTGAGGATTATCGATGTTGGCAAGAAACTATTAGGCGCAGTCAACGGGAACTAGAAGAACTTTTGATCGATTCTCCTAGTTTAAAACCCTACTGGGATCAAGTATTTTTAGATTGCTATGCCACGGCTTTAAAAAGCTTGCGAGATAACCCCGATTATCAATCCTTTAACTTTCCGGATGATTGTCCTTTTCCCCAAGAAATTAGTCAGATTTTACAGAAAAAAGTTTGGCGATAA
- a CDS encoding HEAT repeat domain-containing protein: MSDSYSAAVDNPAYTVEQAIANIQQREDLGARYYAAWWLGRFRVRQPEAISALIAALEDESDRTPDGGYPLRRNAASALGKLDDLNCVPALIACLDCEDYYVRESAAQALEMLQDRSAIAPLKKLLEGGIEVAVLVAGKPHLVQPYEAIIEALGTLQATAAIPLIEPFLQHFVEKVRYAAARALYQLTANSYYGDILINALQGEELQLRRSALMDLGATGYLPAAPAIANTLAENSLKLVALKELLENHLKTNSRGENISEILTLMDSLL, translated from the coding sequence ATGAGCGATTCTTACTCTGCTGCCGTCGATAATCCGGCCTATACTGTTGAACAAGCGATCGCTAATATCCAGCAAAGAGAAGACCTAGGAGCGCGTTATTATGCTGCTTGGTGGTTGGGTAGATTTCGTGTTCGTCAACCGGAGGCGATTTCGGCCTTAATTGCCGCTTTAGAAGACGAAAGCGATCGCACTCCCGACGGCGGTTATCCCCTGCGACGCAATGCCGCCAGTGCTTTAGGGAAATTAGATGATCTCAATTGTGTTCCCGCTTTGATTGCCTGTCTCGACTGCGAGGATTATTATGTGCGTGAATCGGCGGCCCAAGCATTGGAAATGCTTCAGGATCGAAGCGCGATCGCACCTTTAAAGAAACTATTAGAGGGTGGCATCGAAGTGGCTGTTTTAGTGGCGGGAAAACCCCATTTAGTCCAACCCTACGAAGCGATTATCGAAGCCTTGGGAACCCTGCAAGCGACGGCAGCGATTCCCCTGATCGAACCGTTTTTACAGCATTTCGTCGAAAAAGTGCGTTATGCGGCTGCCCGCGCCCTCTATCAACTCACAGCTAATTCCTACTATGGCGATATTCTGATTAATGCCTTGCAAGGGGAAGAATTACAGCTGCGTCGTTCTGCTTTAATGGATTTAGGTGCTACGGGTTATCTGCCGGCTGCTCCTGCGATCGCTAATACTTTGGCGGAAAATAGTCTGAAACTGGTTGCTCTCAAGGAACTTTTAGAAAACCATCTAAAAACTAATTCTAGGGGCGAAAATATCTCGGAAATTCTCACTTTAATGGATAGTTTATTGTAA